In Nocardioides daphniae, the DNA window GCGTACGCGGTGCCGCCCCGACGGCGCACGACTCGTGCAGACCGGGTTCGGCTACATGGCCGAGGTGCGGGAGCACCAGGGAGCCTGCGTGGCACGGCTGCTGCCGCGGGTCCGGGACATCCGGCGCGCGGGCTCCTGCGCCCTCGACCTGTGCCACCTCGCCGAGGGCCTGGCCGACGCCTACGTCGAGGAGGGGCCGCGGATCTGGGACTGGGCAGCCGGTGCCCTCGTGCTGACCGAGGCGGGTGGCTCGTTCGCCCTTCTCGAGGGCCACCTGGGCCGCCGTCTCGCAGGGTGGTCGAAGGAGTCGGTGGTGGTTGCCAGCACGCCTTCCGAGTGGGACGGTTTCGTCGCTGATCTGCGGGAGACCGGGTTCCTGGTGTGAGCGTCGCGCATCACATCCATGGGCCGGAATACCGCCGTCGAGAGGCCTGTTGGTCTCGACACGAGCCGCCGGTGGTGTTGTTGGCGGCCTGATGGGGCACAATCCTCGCGCCGACTACGGAGCGAGCCGACCTACGGCACAATTTCGGGAACTGGAAGAAGAGATGGCGACCGACTACGACGCACCCCGCAAGACCGAGGAAGACCAGAGCGAAGAGAGCATCGAAGAGCTCAAGGCGCGACGGCACGACAAGAACTCCGGCAAGGTCGACGAGGACGAGACCGAGGCAGCGGAGTCGTTCGAGCTGCCCGGCGCCGACCTGTCGCACGAGGAGCTCGCCGTCGAGGTGAAGCCCAAGCAGGAGGACGAGTTCA includes these proteins:
- a CDS encoding inositol monophosphatase family protein, producing the protein MAEVREHQGACVARLLPRVRDIRRAGSCALDLCHLAEGLADAYVEEGPRIWDWAAGALVLTEAGGSFALLEGHLGRRLAGWSKESVVVASTPSEWDGFVADLRETGFLV
- a CDS encoding DUF4193 domain-containing protein; the protein is MATDYDAPRKTEEDQSEESIEELKARRHDKNSGKVDEDETEAAESFELPGADLSHEELAVEVKPKQEDEFTCMSCFLVHHRSQLADAEKLICRDCV